GGAAGGTCTCCTCCACTAACTAAGGTTGGTCTTCATTCTTGTGGGTGTTGACAGACATCTACATTCGATCTTGATCTTTAGTCAGGACTCAAAGGGTATCTGTAAAAGTCATGCGACGTTTAAGTTAGTGTTTGATCTTTGAAAGGTTAAATATGATAAATGCTAATAAATACGTACCTAAACATAATATTCGTTAACCTATTTATAAGGATGAGTTTGAGACTGTGCTTGTGGACCTAGATTAGCAcggtttttataattaatttttgtattaatcCGACATTaggtataattttttaatttatttcccATTTAACTTTCTTTAAGATGTTGAGGTGTATTTGTCCGTCTAATTAGTTATTTAGACTCAAAGGCACTCGCTACTGTATAGCAcaataaatatgtaaattttaatataacttAACACCACTAAGGAATAGGTTTCTAAACCTAGATTAAGGTGTAGAAATTAAGGTATTTCTATTTCAACAAGTGTTACAAACCttaaaatttagatattttGTTAAAGAAATACTTTGAATTGGGATGAGGTTGTGAACAacaattaaagatatttttttctcattttatagACACTGGGCGATGAATATATGAATACATTGTAGAATAAAAGttatgtatttttgttttgggccttttgtatttgtttctatacttttttaaattagttgttatttattAGTCACTCATGTTAGATAGCTTGCTATTGTAGTCTTATAAATAAATAGGTCTTGTTGACTTTTGTAATAAGTTTCGAAACATACACAttaaaaatttaagattttcaatctaattaaaaaaaaaactcataaaacagattaatttataaataaaataattttttatatttgttttcacGAAAAACATCTTGGTTCCACTACATCTTATTTTCGCAGCTCTTCTTTTGTAACCATACCTATTTGGTGTTTGAGCTACTCTGGATACAATTATTTGAACTTACATTTccttcttaataaaataaaaataaaaatgttgattttgttagtaaaataatatcaaaattaggtttatttaagaatgtattgatactttatatttaaaataaaattataaattgatgcacatcaaataaaaataagacCAATCTAttgtaaggttgagttaaaattaaattctataaattaaaataatattagatttatttagaatttattaaTAAGATTTTGCTGAATTTATTATATCACTTATTATTGGTcacccaaaaatatttaatatcaaagaTAAGTTGACAATCTGATACAAAGAATGAATTAGAAATTAAGGATTAATATTGTAAACccattttataagatttttatCTTTACAGCAGAAAAATATTTGGTTTCTTGGCATCACTGGCATCCCTATTCATACTTATAGAACATTCGGAAACGTACTCactttatcaataaataaataaataaaagcgCTTGTTTCAACGCAGAAtattaacttatatattttaCTTCAGTTGCATTGTTTTGAACCTAATCAAAGAAGAAGTTGCATTTTGCTTAAAGCACAATCAAATATTCCAACGTGAAAGCAGCGTAAGGTTTAAACTAGAAATAAAACTTGTATCTCATGTTATTTCCAAGCACTATAAACAAacactcactttttttttatataattacaaatgaatACATGATGTAGTATACAAGTGACTCAGATTTTCCCCCTCAGAAATAAACAAACTCAAAGTAAAAGGATGCaaaagaagagaagagagaggCTACTGACCCCAATCTTCACTCtaactgaaaagaaaaaatgaaagaaatgacaAAACTAGTGGCCCTAATTCTGTCTGTCTATGAAACCAGTGCTATTTTACCTGGCACTGGAATCTTTTTTGGATGTCTCCAGCTTTGCAAGCTAGGTCCATGCTCACAAAATACAAGTGACAGGGTGGCTTCACCTCACTAGCCTACACACACATATGCTCATCATCCTCCTTTTCCCACAAAAGGTGATGATGGACACAACCCACCAAAAATTTGGGTTTACTTGGACAAAAGAAACATCAAAGACAATGGCACACTTCTGTTTTCTTGTCCACCATTTCATCAGACAGACAGCACCAGGATTCTCCCCTCTCCATCAGGGAACTCCCACTCAAccttttttcttcaaatttaacTCATGCATTCATTGGTGTCCTCTCCTATATATGTACACCACTGTAATGCTCATGCATGCTTCATTTCCAGCTTCTAGATCAACTCCAATGTAACAAATCTACAATGATCATAAGTGCATAAATGAAGACTTTAGTTTCTATATGCATGGTGATTTGTAAAAgactttatataattaattaattcagtGTATTTACCTATTTGAGCTTTTAGACTTCTTACACTGCTAGCTCTCCCATGTTCTTGACCCTGAGTTCAACATTCCTCAGATCACGAAGATGTTGTAAAATTTCTTGGAGAAGATCTAACCCTTTGTCCCCTTTTCTCAAGGAGCTGATACAATGCTTTAGAAACTCTCTGTCTGCCTCCAGCACCTGTAGTCTCTCGTAAACATTATCCACTTCCTCTTCTAAAGCAAACTTTTTCTTCACCATGTTAACCTTTTCAACTGAATTGTCTTGCAAGTGGGGCAAATCTAACTCGTCTCCACTCAACTCCACGTCTTCTGCTTCTGAACTCATTGCATCGAAAAGTGGGAGGAGTCGCTTGGCTTTTGCACCCATGATTTTCCTCCCTTTATGATGTTTTCCATTTATTTCCTTTGCATGACCATTAGCAAATCCATTTACCTGACCTTCGTGATCATCATCATCATGGTATCCATTCCCATTCTCTTCGGAAAGTTCTACTGATTTAGCATCATCTGAGCAGTGCTCTTCCTCATAATTCAATATAACTAGCTTTTCTTCCAGTACCTTGAGCTGTTCTAGAATTTGTAACCTCTCTTCCTCAAAGTTTGCCAATGATTCCTCCAAATATAAGACCGCATCTACGGGGGTGTTCTGGTTGCTGCATTCTTGATGACTATAAAACCCGTTTTCTTCCTTTGCTTCATGATTCAAGTCAATGGACAATCCATCACTATCTTCAGCATTGCTACAAGAGGGAGACGAAGTTCTGCTTCTCATGCTACCATCTCTTCTTGACATCACCATCTTTTCTCTTACCTCATAGTCATGAAccttttttctaaatatttcaAGCTCCTTTTCCAGCTCTTGCTTCTCTTTCTCCCTCTTCATCATGAGCTCATTCAATAGTTGCAAAGCCTCCTGGTCATACTCAGATTGTTCTTCCATCATTCTCTGATACTGCAAGGCTTCCATCTGCATTGCTGCTTTCTCTTCCTGAAGCCTATTTATCATCGCCATTGTTTGATTGGCAGCTATAGCAGATGCACTTCTCTCTTCTTCTAGTTCTGCATACAGAGTGCTCAAAGCTTTCCTTTCAGATTTCAATGCTGCTTTTAACTTTTCCATGGTTACCTCCCCACATTCTATATCACTTATCACACTTCCATCCAATGACTCTTCTGTTCCTGATTCTTTCCTCTCAAGAAGAAGCAATTTCTTGTGTAGCTGATGTAGACTCTCCACAGAAGTGGGTGTGTCAGGAACTTTTTCTTCCTCATTCTCGTTAAGCACCAATAAAGATGGCAAATGGTTATTTACTGTTGGCATTCTCACTTCGATTGACAAGGTTTTAAATTCTACAAACTCTTCACCTTTGTCATCACCTAGTTATaaattgcaattaaaaaattgaattatcaGAAAGTTTTAAGAATGAACTTCAGGAAAATGGAAGATAAGAAGTTGAGGTTTACCACTTTCATCTTGCACATTAAATCTGACAGCGCTAGTAGATGGAtcttcttctatttgttgattTGTATCCAAAAGAACATCCTGGCTTTGATACTCATCCACTTGCTCCTGATCAGGAATTTCAGTCCCTATTGAGACTTCTGCTTCATATTCCTCACCTTGCATTTGTGATGCATCTTCAGATGCTGCAGGAATTAAGAAAGCATTAGAGATAATTGCATTTAGAAAATCAAGAAGCAAAAAAGTATGACAAACTGAAAGGGCTTATTAAGGGGGGGAAATAATTAGAACCTAGAGAAACATCTGAACATTGTTCTGCATCTCTGCTTTCCATGTTTGCTTCAACGTTCTCATCCTTGGTGAAGTCATCAGCAGGTTGAAAAAATCTCATATCTTCACAATTCTGCACcaaattttcttcttctaattGTGACAACAGTGGGGACTGCCCTGTGGTCCTTAACTGAACTGATTTAGCCGCATTTTCGTTCTCCTGGCATGAAAATTCTGCCACAATATCCCCAGAAATGTGCCAATTTTCAACAAGCGGTTCAGCTTCTGCATCAGCACTCATATCAAAGTCCAGAATAAAATCTTCATTGCTGTTGAGTCCTTCACCTCCCACCATATACCTGCTGTGAGTCCTATTTTCTGTAGCGGGGGAGTCAACCAATTCAACCGGAATCAATCTGCAATCATCACCATGAATGAAAAATTCCAGATGTTTGGGTGGAGTCTCCACAGTTATCTCTCTGGTACAATCAACTTGAGCAGCGGATTTCTCACAAGCTTGATCATCATCAGCATCATCATCCATACTCTTACTGGCATTCAAACTTTCCTCTTCAATTGTTTCTTTCCCTTTCTCCACACCCAAATCCAACTTGCAAATTTCATCACAAAGAATATCCACGCTAGCATCACATACAGAACAATCACAACTCTTCTCTGCCTCCTCATCCTTTCTATCCAAACCCTGATCAACCTCAACCACCATGTGGCTTTCCTTGTTTTCTCCATTCCCCTGTCCATCCTCATGATGATCAAGCACAATATCCGATCTGGTGTGATCTTCATCAATCTCTACACCAACCCCGCGTTCTGTCACCAAATTCTGCTTCTGGTCGTACTCCAAAACATTGAGAGAAGGCTTGATAAAAATGCAAGGAGGGTAGAATCTCTTGTCAAAGTTGACACCACAGCAAGAACACCTCATAGCCTCTTCCACCTTCACAATTGCTTTGTCACCAGCATCAGCACTCTCATCCTGAATCATACCTATCTGCTTCATCCATGGAAAGAAACCAAAATTCCGTGAGAGTTTGACATAATCGGGTTGGGACGAGGAGGAGCAATCCTCACACATGGCTTGTGACTCAGCCAGTTTTTGATGAATAGAGCAGAACCCCAGTTTGGAAATCTCAGAGGCATGAGCTTCGCACACAAGATCTCTGCAAGAAGTCTTGTTCTTCCCAGACTCTATGATGTGATCGATTCTGGTGCACCATATGCAGGGCCTTTTGAGGCCAAAGTAATCGGCAAACTTTATGATTAGATAAGAAAAGAGAGAATTGAGGAGCAGGAGGATGATGAGAATCCATTCTAGGATGGCATAGACAAGAACAAGGGTGATTTTGTTGGTGTTTCTGTGTAACATGGTTGCAAACTTGTTGGCAGCCATGGCTGgtgttctgttttttttatatgtacaaAGAAAGGTTTACCTGGAATATCAGATTGGAACCTAAGCAAGTGTTGGAATGAGAGACAGAGAAAAAGTTCGAAGGGAAAGAGAGTTTTCAGACAAGATGTCAAAACTGTATTTTGGGTGTGTAATGTATGAGAGAGAGTAGAAGTGAAGTAGATAGCTAATGGTTTTATTTCGACTGTGTGAGAAATAGGCGGTTTGAATTCAATGAAATGATAACCAAAGGAGGCTAAGCCTAGGTGGTTTGGGGGGAATCAAATGTTCTTCAGTCaaacaaaatcaaacaattttctgaatttttatGCTTTTTGACAAAATGGAGAATCACACTTCAACAGTTAAATGCTTTTCACTA
The sequence above is a segment of the Phaseolus vulgaris cultivar G19833 chromosome 2, P. vulgaris v2.0, whole genome shotgun sequence genome. Coding sequences within it:
- the LOC137811631 gene encoding myosin-binding protein 2, translating into MAANKFATMLHRNTNKITLVLVYAILEWILIILLLLNSLFSYLIIKFADYFGLKRPCIWCTRIDHIIESGKNKTSCRDLVCEAHASEISKLGFCSIHQKLAESQAMCEDCSSSSQPDYVKLSRNFGFFPWMKQIGMIQDESADAGDKAIVKVEEAMRCSCCGVNFDKRFYPPCIFIKPSLNVLEYDQKQNLVTERGVGVEIDEDHTRSDIVLDHHEDGQGNGENKESHMVVEVDQGLDRKDEEAEKSCDCSVCDASVDILCDEICKLDLGVEKGKETIEEESLNASKSMDDDADDDQACEKSAAQVDCTREITVETPPKHLEFFIHGDDCRLIPVELVDSPATENRTHSRYMVGGEGLNSNEDFILDFDMSADAEAEPLVENWHISGDIVAEFSCQENENAAKSVQLRTTGQSPLLSQLEEENLVQNCEDMRFFQPADDFTKDENVEANMESRDAEQCSDVSLASEDASQMQGEEYEAEVSIGTEIPDQEQVDEYQSQDVLLDTNQQIEEDPSTSAVRFNVQDESGDDKGEEFVEFKTLSIEVRMPTVNNHLPSLLVLNENEEEKVPDTPTSVESLHQLHKKLLLLERKESGTEESLDGSVISDIECGEVTMEKLKAALKSERKALSTLYAELEEERSASAIAANQTMAMINRLQEEKAAMQMEALQYQRMMEEQSEYDQEALQLLNELMMKREKEKQELEKELEIFRKKVHDYEVREKMVMSRRDGSMRSRTSSPSCSNAEDSDGLSIDLNHEAKEENGFYSHQECSNQNTPVDAVLYLEESLANFEEERLQILEQLKVLEEKLVILNYEEEHCSDDAKSVELSEENGNGYHDDDDHEGQVNGFANGHAKEINGKHHKGRKIMGAKAKRLLPLFDAMSSEAEDVELSGDELDLPHLQDNSVEKVNMVKKKFALEEEVDNVYERLQVLEADREFLKHCISSLRKGDKGLDLLQEILQHLRDLRNVELRVKNMGELAV